In Gammaproteobacteria bacterium (ex Lamellibrachia satsuma), a single genomic region encodes these proteins:
- a CDS encoding glutamate racemase, protein MTSSQPIGIFDSGVGGLSVLSHIHELMPTEDLLYVADSEHLPYGSKTSEYVVQRAIAITRFLVEQQGAKAIVIACNTATAAAVSLLRSEFPIPIIGMEPGVKPGIKESRSGVVAILATEGTLGSEKFQSLLEQHGNGAEVIVQPCNGWVEQVEHGEHDSPETRQMVANQIEPLLKRGADTLVLGCTHYPFLRETIGTYAGKETQVIDTGLAVAQELRRRLRSKNLLGMAKTGGNTQFWTSGPPEQTGRLISRLWGDPNRVNPLPV, encoded by the coding sequence ATGACATCCTCGCAACCCATCGGTATCTTCGACTCAGGCGTCGGCGGCCTCTCTGTGCTCAGCCATATCCACGAACTGATGCCGACGGAAGATCTGCTCTATGTCGCGGACAGCGAGCATCTCCCATACGGCTCAAAAACCAGCGAATACGTAGTGCAACGGGCAATTGCCATCACCCGTTTTCTGGTAGAGCAGCAGGGAGCAAAGGCGATCGTCATCGCCTGCAACACAGCAACCGCTGCCGCAGTCTCTCTCCTGAGGAGCGAATTCCCCATCCCAATCATCGGTATGGAACCGGGGGTAAAACCCGGTATCAAAGAGAGCCGAAGCGGTGTGGTAGCAATTCTGGCTACAGAGGGCACTCTGGGCAGCGAAAAATTCCAGTCGTTACTGGAACAACACGGAAATGGGGCAGAAGTTATCGTCCAGCCCTGCAACGGCTGGGTGGAACAGGTCGAGCACGGGGAGCACGATAGCCCCGAAACCCGGCAGATGGTGGCAAACCAGATCGAACCGCTACTCAAGCGGGGAGCCGACACCCTGGTTCTGGGCTGCACCCATTACCCCTTCCTCAGAGAGACTATCGGAACTTATGCCGGCAAAGAGACCCAGGTCATAGATACGGGACTGGCCGTTGCCCAGGAACTCAGGCGACGTCTCCGGTCAAAAAACCTGCTTGGAATGGCGAAAACCGGAGGCAACACACAATTTTGGACCAGCGGCCCACCGGAACAAACCGGAAGATTGATCTCCCGACTCTGGGGTGATCCCAACCGGGTCAATCCACTACCCGTTTGA
- a CDS encoding U32 family peptidase: MELVCPAGNLPSLKAAVNNGADAVYIGLRDDTNARHFPGLNFNEKRATDGIVYARRKGVRVFLAINTYPRPDGWERWQAAVDTAASLGVDALICADIGVLDYASNRWPDLNLHLSVQASSTNYEALRFYQENFGIKRAVLPRVLSLSQVKNVVENSPVGIEIFGFGSLCVMVEGRCILSSYVTGESPNTCGACSPAKFVTYKETPQGMESRLGDVLTDRYGKNEQAGYPTICKGRFDVGENTFYAIEEPTSLNTLELLPELQAAGIEAIKIEGRQRSPAYVAQVTRVWRQAIDACKQNPDRFSARAEWNRELGKVSEGATTTLGPYYRPWQ, encoded by the coding sequence ATGGAACTGGTCTGCCCTGCCGGCAACCTGCCTTCACTCAAAGCTGCCGTGAACAACGGCGCCGACGCAGTCTATATCGGCCTGCGGGACGATACCAATGCCCGACATTTCCCGGGCCTGAACTTCAACGAGAAGCGGGCTACCGACGGTATCGTCTATGCGCGTCGCAAAGGCGTTCGTGTCTTTTTGGCAATCAACACCTATCCACGCCCGGATGGCTGGGAACGCTGGCAAGCCGCGGTAGACACCGCCGCCAGTCTCGGTGTGGATGCGCTGATCTGCGCGGATATAGGTGTTCTCGACTACGCCAGTAACCGCTGGCCCGATCTCAACCTGCACCTATCGGTTCAGGCTTCAAGTACAAATTACGAGGCACTGCGTTTCTATCAGGAGAACTTCGGCATCAAACGCGCCGTGCTGCCTCGGGTGCTCTCCCTCAGCCAGGTGAAAAACGTGGTGGAGAACAGTCCTGTCGGCATCGAGATTTTCGGTTTTGGCAGCCTCTGCGTGATGGTAGAAGGTCGCTGCATTCTCTCATCCTATGTCACCGGAGAATCCCCCAACACCTGCGGGGCCTGCTCTCCAGCAAAATTCGTCACCTACAAAGAGACCCCTCAGGGCATGGAGTCCCGCCTGGGCGATGTCCTGACCGATCGTTATGGTAAAAACGAGCAGGCAGGCTACCCGACCATCTGTAAGGGGCGTTTTGATGTTGGCGAGAATACTTTCTACGCTATCGAGGAACCCACCTCTCTCAATACGCTGGAGCTGCTACCAGAACTGCAAGCGGCCGGCATAGAGGCAATCAAGATCGAAGGACGGCAGCGCAGTCCTGCCTATGTGGCGCAGGTCACGCGAGTCTGGCGTCAGGCAATCGATGCCTGTAAGCAGAATCCTGACAGATTCTCCGCCCGGGCCGAATGGAATCGTGAATTGGGCAAGGTGTCGGAAGGCGCCACCACCACCCTCGGCCCCTACTATCGTCCCTGGCAGTAA
- a CDS encoding HDOD domain-containing protein, with translation MSDSVNDWVRRLHTDPLPALHRTLKQVREVLNSVSGSHAAISKLVERDPGFSLAIFRQLRTLPSKSREPVTKIANAIPLLGMDTIERMARELPVLEDLLKGSPRRGLLDCYSRAAHAAIYAANLAERLGHHHPEAFANAALLHDIGEMALWVAEPDTMKNMQARIKQGDGHEDAALEVLGFTLEELNLGLGNRWELPELLQESQGLFNSYQPRPLTVMMAAAVAKTTASDWNSHDASDKLELLAEFIGISEAQASTYLHQLAVTAANQLQSLPLPLPAFRLLQTGMTRKVKPLAPVVKIEHPLGNRPAVEPPPASGKSPQAKPKTNPLQALLTRTLHALCDEHGLERAMFAMLSPDRKTLKARFVVDKNNGASLQTFEVDLHSPNLFSILIKKPQAMWLNPDNLVKYLPSIPESVVRVVCSSGFFIISVFIKDKPIGVFYADAGCTGGSLNTDQFNNFKARCRRAMQELTR, from the coding sequence ATGTCCGATTCTGTCAATGACTGGGTGCGCCGTCTCCACACTGATCCGCTACCGGCACTGCACCGGACTCTAAAGCAGGTCAGAGAAGTACTGAACAGTGTTTCAGGCAGTCACGCTGCTATCAGTAAACTGGTAGAACGCGATCCCGGATTCAGTCTCGCCATCTTCAGACAACTCAGGACCTTACCCAGCAAATCACGCGAGCCGGTTACAAAAATCGCCAATGCCATCCCTCTGCTCGGCATGGACACCATCGAACGCATGGCCCGTGAGTTGCCGGTTCTTGAAGATCTGCTCAAGGGCTCCCCGAGACGTGGGCTCCTCGATTGCTACAGCAGAGCCGCACATGCAGCCATCTATGCTGCAAATCTCGCAGAACGCTTGGGACATCACCATCCGGAAGCATTCGCCAATGCAGCGCTGCTGCACGATATTGGCGAAATGGCACTCTGGGTCGCGGAACCCGACACCATGAAAAATATGCAGGCGCGCATCAAGCAGGGTGACGGACACGAAGATGCCGCGCTGGAGGTACTGGGATTCACCCTGGAAGAGTTGAACTTGGGACTGGGCAACCGCTGGGAACTTCCGGAACTGCTACAAGAGTCCCAGGGCCTCTTCAACAGCTATCAGCCGCGCCCTCTGACAGTGATGATGGCTGCTGCTGTTGCCAAAACCACGGCGTCGGACTGGAACAGCCATGATGCCAGTGACAAACTGGAGCTGTTAGCTGAATTCATCGGGATCAGTGAAGCACAGGCATCCACCTACCTGCATCAACTGGCCGTTACTGCAGCCAACCAGTTGCAGTCACTTCCCCTGCCGCTACCCGCCTTCAGGCTGCTCCAGACCGGGATGACAAGGAAAGTAAAACCCCTCGCGCCAGTGGTAAAGATTGAGCACCCCCTGGGAAACCGTCCGGCAGTGGAGCCTCCTCCCGCTAGCGGCAAATCACCGCAGGCAAAACCAAAAACCAATCCTTTACAGGCGCTTCTGACCCGCACCCTACATGCCCTGTGTGATGAGCACGGTCTGGAGAGGGCTATGTTCGCCATGCTCTCCCCAGACAGAAAAACACTGAAGGCACGATTTGTCGTGGACAAAAACAACGGCGCTTCATTACAAACCTTCGAGGTCGACCTGCACTCCCCCAATCTCTTTTCAATACTGATAAAGAAACCCCAAGCCATGTGGCTGAACCCGGACAACCTGGTAAAATACCTGCCTTCGATCCCGGAATCGGTCGTTCGAGTCGTCTGCAGCAGTGGCTTTTTCATCATATCCGTCTTCATCAAAGACAAGCCAATTGGTGTATTCTATGCTGACGCGGGCTGCACTGGCGGGAGCCTGAATACGGATCAGTTCAATAATTTCAAAGCCAGATGCCGTCGTGCCATGCAGGAACTGACCCGCTAA
- a CDS encoding radical SAM protein yields the protein MTQQIAYTIGNSRYVSINDRCTLECTFCPKTQGSMRVHEFDLTMNHRPDAQEIIDAIGAPEQYDEVVFCGFGEPTLRLNVLLEVAHAVKGRGTRVRVNTDGLSNLVHKHDTLPALGECVDALSVSMNAQNKAVYDFHCCPNLPGSYEAMLDFLKAAPRFISDVTATAIDGLEGVDIEACETLARELGVNFRRRVLDQVG from the coding sequence GTGACACAACAGATCGCCTATACAATCGGCAACAGCCGTTACGTCAGCATCAATGACCGTTGCACCCTGGAGTGCACCTTCTGCCCTAAAACTCAGGGCAGCATGCGGGTGCATGAGTTCGATCTCACCATGAACCACCGTCCTGACGCACAGGAGATAATCGACGCCATCGGCGCCCCGGAACAGTACGATGAGGTTGTCTTCTGCGGCTTCGGCGAGCCCACCCTGCGGCTGAATGTGTTGCTGGAAGTAGCTCATGCAGTCAAAGGCCGGGGAACGCGCGTGCGGGTCAATACAGACGGACTATCCAACCTTGTGCATAAACACGACACCCTGCCGGCTCTGGGTGAGTGCGTCGATGCCCTTTCGGTCTCGATGAACGCACAAAACAAGGCAGTCTATGATTTTCACTGCTGCCCCAATCTGCCGGGTTCATATGAGGCGATGTTGGATTTTCTGAAAGCAGCACCACGCTTCATCTCCGATGTTACCGCCACTGCCATCGATGGGCTGGAGGGTGTGGATATAGAGGCCTGTGAAACACTTGCCAGGGAACTTGGTGTCAATTTCCGTCGGCGTGTTCTGGACCAGGTCGGCTGA
- the rpsF gene encoding 30S ribosomal protein S6 codes for MRHYEVVFLVHPDQSEQVPAMIERYRAGIEATEGVIHRLEDWGRRQMAYPINKIHKAHYVMMNIECGREALNELESAFRFNDAVLRNMIICRDEAITESSHLAKSQDEDESAGDKRREPAGDKPRESAGNEPAGEKPEDASADAE; via the coding sequence ATGAGGCACTATGAAGTTGTGTTTCTGGTCCATCCAGACCAGAGTGAGCAGGTCCCTGCCATGATCGAGCGTTATCGCGCTGGTATCGAAGCCACAGAGGGTGTGATTCACCGTTTGGAGGACTGGGGGCGTCGCCAGATGGCCTATCCCATCAACAAAATCCACAAAGCGCACTACGTGATGATGAACATCGAGTGCGGCAGAGAAGCGCTTAATGAGCTTGAGAGCGCATTTCGTTTCAATGACGCGGTATTGCGTAACATGATTATCTGTCGCGATGAAGCCATCACTGAGTCCTCGCACCTGGCCAAGTCTCAGGATGAAGACGAGTCAGCGGGTGATAAGCGCAGAGAGCCTGCCGGTGATAAGCCTAGAGAGTCTGCGGGTAATGAGCCTGCGGGCGAGAAGCCCGAAGACGCTTCTGCGGACGCCGAATAA
- the alr gene encoding alanine racemase: MAFVPQATIDHRALRHNLQRVRETAPESRVWAVIKANAYGHGMERVAATLQAADGFAVARIEEAQRLRQTDVKKPILILEGVFTPEDVQSASENGFQLTVHHFRQVELLETTRLNFPVACWLKVDTGMHRLGFSPSQLSEAALRLQKVNGVSDLHLMTHLANADDRNDPASLKQCERFDRLTLSSYTDLSIANSAGLLAFEATHRDWVRPGIMLYGVSPFQHSIGSNEGLQPVMTFSSRVLALNHYNAGDRVGYGGTFECPESMPVAVVGVGYGDGYPRHAKPGTPVLIRNQRLPLIGRVSMDMICVDARALPDLQIGEVAVLWGAGLPVELIAQSSETIAYELLCGITGRVDFIDVEKD, from the coding sequence ATGGCCTTTGTTCCGCAGGCAACGATAGACCATCGGGCGCTGCGGCATAATCTGCAAAGGGTTCGCGAGACTGCGCCGGAGAGCCGCGTTTGGGCGGTGATCAAAGCCAATGCTTATGGTCATGGCATGGAGCGAGTCGCTGCAACGCTGCAGGCTGCGGATGGTTTTGCCGTGGCCCGCATCGAAGAGGCACAGCGGCTGAGGCAGACCGATGTGAAAAAGCCGATCCTGATCCTGGAAGGTGTCTTTACACCGGAGGATGTCCAGTCCGCATCAGAGAACGGTTTCCAACTGACTGTCCACCACTTCCGTCAGGTTGAGCTGCTTGAAACGACGCGACTCAACTTTCCTGTTGCATGTTGGCTCAAAGTGGATACTGGCATGCACCGCCTCGGATTTTCTCCGAGTCAGCTTAGTGAAGCTGCTTTGAGACTGCAGAAGGTTAATGGGGTGAGTGATCTGCACCTCATGACCCACTTGGCGAACGCGGATGACCGGAATGATCCGGCCAGCCTGAAACAGTGCGAACGCTTCGACAGGCTTACACTCTCTTCCTACACTGATCTTTCGATCGCCAACTCAGCAGGCCTGCTAGCCTTTGAAGCGACACATCGTGACTGGGTCCGGCCAGGCATCATGCTCTACGGTGTCTCTCCCTTTCAGCACTCCATAGGATCGAATGAAGGCTTGCAACCTGTGATGACCTTCAGTAGTCGGGTATTAGCGCTGAATCACTACAATGCCGGTGACCGTGTCGGCTATGGCGGCACCTTTGAGTGCCCTGAGTCTATGCCCGTAGCGGTGGTTGGTGTGGGTTATGGCGATGGCTATCCTCGCCATGCGAAGCCGGGGACGCCGGTCTTGATCCGCAATCAACGACTGCCCCTGATCGGTCGGGTTTCAATGGATATGATCTGCGTTGATGCCAGGGCCTTGCCGGATCTGCAGATTGGAGAGGTGGCAGTGCTTTGGGGCGCAGGATTACCGGTGGAGTTGATTGCGCAATCGTCTGAAACCATTGCCTATGAGTTGCTGTGCGGTATTACCGGTCGTGTTGACTTCATCGATGTGGAAAAGGATTAG
- a CDS encoding TIGR01212 family radical SAM protein (This family includes YhcC from E. coli K-12, an uncharacterized radical SAM protein.), which yields MTLADQVNTFGQYLLHRYGERVHKIAIDAAFTCPNRDGTKGIGGCTFCNNVSFSPNGRQTKPIATQIEAGRKIIRKRTGARKYIAYFQAYTNTYDEISRLKRLYDDALAEADVVGLSIGTRPDCVPTAVLELLAGYQAEGAEVWLELGLQSAFDDTLQRVNRGHGFAEYSKTLLAARQLGIKVCTHLIAGLPGESAHHCHESLHRVLELGTDGLKLHPLHVVKGTQLANTWRAGGYQPMAMDEYVRIAADFVEMTPPDVVWHRLTGTATRDILLAPAWCAKKWRVLNAIEQELRQRRSSGRQVA from the coding sequence ATGACATTAGCCGATCAAGTCAACACATTCGGTCAGTATTTGCTGCACCGCTACGGTGAGCGAGTGCACAAGATCGCCATCGATGCCGCCTTCACCTGCCCCAACCGCGACGGTACCAAGGGCATCGGCGGCTGTACCTTTTGTAACAACGTCTCCTTCAGCCCTAATGGCCGCCAAACCAAGCCTATCGCCACACAGATAGAAGCCGGTCGCAAGATTATCCGAAAGCGCACCGGTGCACGGAAATACATCGCCTATTTCCAGGCGTACACCAACACCTATGACGAAATCAGCCGACTCAAACGGCTGTATGACGATGCGCTGGCAGAGGCGGATGTAGTCGGACTCTCCATAGGCACCCGCCCGGACTGTGTGCCGACAGCCGTGCTTGAGTTACTTGCGGGATACCAGGCTGAAGGCGCCGAGGTCTGGCTGGAATTGGGGCTGCAATCCGCTTTTGACGATACTCTGCAACGGGTCAACAGGGGGCATGGTTTTGCGGAGTACAGTAAAACCCTTCTCGCTGCCCGGCAGCTCGGCATCAAGGTTTGCACCCACCTGATTGCCGGACTTCCCGGCGAGTCTGCACACCACTGCCATGAATCGCTACACCGCGTGCTCGAACTGGGCACCGATGGACTCAAACTGCATCCGCTGCATGTGGTAAAAGGCACTCAATTAGCCAACACCTGGAGAGCAGGCGGCTATCAGCCGATGGCTATGGATGAGTATGTACGTATTGCAGCAGACTTTGTGGAGATGACGCCCCCGGACGTTGTCTGGCACCGTCTTACCGGCACTGCCACCAGAGATATCCTGCTGGCTCCCGCATGGTGCGCGAAAAAATGGCGCGTGCTGAACGCAATCGAACAGGAACTGCGTCAGCGCCGCTCCAGTGGTCGACAAGTCGCATAG
- a CDS encoding DUF2232 domain-containing protein, whose translation MKGLASFVMRGPSQAVMVTTVLAMLSLILPLLGILSAAAVGLVTLRQGAGAGLKISLFATIACGVMMGIAFGNPLPSLGFLLLQWLPLCLLGVMLRSNRSLSLTTQTALAFGVLAIVAQYLMFGDPVAQWKEQLQPLAEQFEQAGLFDSTQSGEVVERMAGWMAGVIAAGIFLQLAFSLFLARWWQALLFNPGGFREEFHSFRLQKAFAVLGIPVLVVLLVPAEQTPELARYLGLLLMAILFLQGLAVAHGSLAGRSSGQLWLVGLYFLLIVLMPQFVMVLTTIGLMDIWVDFRVRFAKK comes from the coding sequence ATGAAGGGGTTGGCATCCTTTGTGATGCGGGGGCCTTCCCAGGCGGTGATGGTAACCACCGTGCTGGCGATGCTCTCTTTGATACTGCCCCTGCTTGGGATTTTGAGTGCGGCGGCCGTGGGCCTCGTTACTCTGCGTCAAGGGGCGGGTGCCGGACTGAAAATCAGTCTGTTTGCGACCATCGCTTGCGGAGTCATGATGGGGATTGCCTTTGGTAATCCATTGCCGTCATTGGGTTTTCTGTTACTCCAGTGGTTACCGCTCTGTCTGCTGGGGGTGATGCTGAGAAGCAATCGCTCTTTAAGCCTGACGACCCAGACTGCACTGGCTTTCGGAGTGCTGGCCATTGTGGCGCAGTACCTGATGTTCGGCGACCCCGTGGCTCAGTGGAAAGAACAGCTTCAGCCGCTGGCTGAGCAGTTTGAGCAAGCTGGTCTGTTTGACTCGACCCAGAGTGGGGAAGTGGTCGAACGCATGGCGGGATGGATGGCCGGAGTGATTGCGGCCGGCATCTTCCTGCAACTGGCGTTCAGTCTCTTTCTGGCGCGATGGTGGCAGGCTCTGCTGTTCAATCCGGGAGGCTTCCGGGAGGAGTTTCACAGCTTTCGGCTGCAGAAGGCTTTTGCTGTGCTTGGTATCCCCGTATTGGTGGTGCTGCTGGTGCCTGCGGAACAGACGCCTGAGCTGGCGCGCTACCTGGGATTGCTGTTGATGGCAATTCTGTTTCTGCAGGGACTGGCGGTGGCACATGGCAGTCTGGCTGGGCGATCTTCGGGGCAGCTCTGGCTGGTTGGTTTGTATTTTTTGTTGATTGTTTTGATGCCACAGTTCGTGATGGTTCTGACGACCATTGGATTGATGGACATCTGGGTAGATTTTCGTGTTCGGTTTGCAAAGAAATGA
- the rpsR gene encoding 30S ribosomal protein S18 gives MARYFRRKKYCRFTAEGITEIDYKDLNLLKAYVSESGKIVPSRITGTKAKYQRQLATAIKRARFLALLPYTDTH, from the coding sequence ATGGCGCGTTATTTTCGTCGTAAAAAGTACTGCCGTTTTACTGCTGAAGGCATCACAGAGATCGATTATAAGGATCTCAATCTGTTGAAGGCCTACGTCAGCGAAAGCGGCAAGATTGTGCCGAGCCGGATTACCGGGACCAAGGCTAAGTATCAGCGTCAGCTGGCCACCGCCATCAAGCGGGCCCGCTTCCTGGCGTTGCTGCCATACACTGACACGCACTGA
- a CDS encoding U32 family peptidase: protein MSSNPRLSLGPNLFYWSRDDIFNFYAEVAEMPVDIVYLGETVCSKRRSLRTEDWFDLADQLNSAGKEVVLSTLSLLEAESEMLTLRRLCENDRFMVEANDMGAVQLLIKQGVPFVTGPTVNIYNPATLQVLANKGLKRWVMPIELSKETLAEMQAERPEGVETEIFAFGRMPLTLSARCFTARSHNLPKDDCQYKCLDYPDGRLLSTQEKKPFLALNGIQTVSSLTCNLLPETAEMKRLDVDVLRISPQSQHTGRIVEAFYQALQDETPPPLDRYVPLGTCDGYWHGGAGMERLKG from the coding sequence ATGAGCAGCAACCCACGACTCTCCCTCGGTCCCAATCTCTTTTACTGGTCCCGTGACGATATCTTCAACTTCTATGCTGAAGTGGCGGAGATGCCGGTGGACATCGTCTATCTCGGTGAAACAGTCTGTTCAAAGCGCCGCAGCCTGCGCACCGAAGACTGGTTTGATCTGGCTGATCAGCTGAACAGTGCAGGAAAAGAGGTGGTGCTTTCCACCCTGTCCCTGCTGGAGGCGGAGTCTGAGATGCTGACCCTGCGCCGTCTCTGCGAAAATGACCGGTTTATGGTCGAGGCCAACGACATGGGAGCGGTACAGCTGCTCATCAAGCAGGGCGTTCCCTTTGTCACCGGACCGACAGTCAATATCTACAATCCGGCTACCCTGCAGGTATTGGCAAACAAAGGCCTGAAGCGATGGGTAATGCCGATTGAACTCTCCAAGGAGACGCTCGCGGAGATGCAGGCCGAACGACCCGAGGGGGTGGAAACTGAAATCTTTGCCTTTGGACGGATGCCGCTGACGCTTTCAGCTCGCTGTTTTACCGCTCGCTCACATAATCTCCCAAAGGATGACTGCCAGTACAAATGCCTGGATTACCCCGACGGTCGTCTCCTCTCCACCCAGGAGAAAAAGCCGTTCCTCGCCCTGAACGGCATCCAGACCGTCTCCTCCCTCACCTGCAACCTGTTGCCGGAAACTGCGGAGATGAAACGGCTTGACGTGGACGTCCTGCGAATCAGCCCGCAATCTCAACATACCGGACGCATCGTCGAGGCATTCTACCAAGCATTGCAGGACGAAACACCACCCCCGCTCGACCGCTATGTTCCCCTGGGAACCTGCGACGGGTACTGGCATGGAGGCGCGGGGATGGAGAGATTAAAAGGATAA
- the rplI gene encoding 50S ribosomal protein L9 has translation MEIILLQKVDNLGNLGEKVNVKSGFGRNFLIPSGRAVPATADNLSAFEARRAELEKDAAEKLASAESRKEKLETLSISISHKAGDEGKLFGSVGTADITAAVEAAGGEISKQEVRLPNGPYRVAGEYEVDIHLHADVNAVIKLTIVPEE, from the coding sequence ATGGAAATTATTCTGTTGCAGAAAGTTGATAACCTGGGAAACCTGGGTGAAAAAGTAAACGTGAAGTCAGGCTTTGGTCGGAACTTCCTTATACCTTCCGGCCGTGCCGTACCGGCTACTGCCGATAATCTGTCGGCTTTCGAGGCGCGTCGTGCCGAGCTGGAAAAGGATGCAGCCGAAAAGCTGGCGTCAGCCGAATCCCGCAAAGAGAAGCTGGAGACGCTCTCCATCAGCATCAGCCACAAGGCGGGTGATGAGGGCAAGCTCTTTGGTTCCGTCGGTACTGCCGATATTACAGCCGCTGTCGAGGCTGCAGGCGGCGAGATTTCGAAGCAGGAAGTCCGTCTGCCGAATGGCCCCTATCGTGTTGCTGGCGAATATGAGGTGGACATCCACCTGCATGCCGACGTCAACGCGGTTATCAAACTGACGATCGTTCCCGAAGAGTAA
- the dnaB gene encoding replicative DNA helicase, with product MSEPDYPQEIADYPDHAAEALKVPPHSIQGEQSVLGALMLDNATWDQVADLVVQDDYYRKEHRLIFGSIASLAENSQPFDVVTLAETLEQQGALEDAGGLPYLVRLVEETPSAANIKSYAGIVREYSVMRHLISVGTEISDSAFHPQGRDSAELLDNAERKVFEIAEQRSKGGGGFSPIKSLLTKAVDRIEALFQQDEPITGESTGFSDFDAMTSGLQPADLIIVAGRPSMGKTTFAMNVAENVAIKGQKAVAVFSMEMPGDSLAMRMMSSLGHIDQLRVRTGKLEDDEWPRLTSAVSMLAETKLFIDDTPAMSPTEVRARARRLKRENPDLGLIVLDYLQLMQAPGEGDNRTNEISAISRSLKALAKELSVPVMALSQLNRSLESRTNKRPIMSDLRESGAIEQDADLIVFIYRDEVYNEDSPDKGLAEIIIGKQRNGPIGTTRLTFLGKYTKFENYIDDGYGDEGY from the coding sequence ATGTCTGAACCCGACTATCCACAAGAGATTGCCGATTACCCGGATCATGCCGCTGAAGCCCTGAAGGTTCCGCCTCATTCGATTCAGGGTGAACAGTCGGTATTGGGGGCGCTGATGCTCGATAATGCCACCTGGGATCAGGTGGCAGATCTGGTGGTGCAGGATGATTACTACCGCAAGGAGCACCGACTGATCTTTGGGTCTATTGCCTCGCTGGCAGAGAATAGCCAGCCTTTTGACGTAGTTACCCTGGCCGAGACTTTGGAGCAACAGGGGGCCTTGGAGGATGCGGGCGGCCTGCCCTATCTGGTTCGGCTGGTTGAAGAGACTCCCAGCGCAGCCAATATCAAGTCTTACGCCGGTATCGTGCGTGAATATTCTGTGATGCGGCATTTGATCTCCGTCGGTACGGAGATTTCAGATAGTGCTTTTCATCCACAGGGCCGGGACTCGGCTGAGTTGCTCGATAACGCCGAGCGCAAGGTTTTCGAGATTGCAGAGCAGCGTTCCAAAGGTGGCGGGGGATTCAGTCCGATAAAGTCGCTGCTGACCAAGGCGGTAGACCGGATCGAGGCGTTGTTTCAGCAGGACGAGCCGATTACTGGTGAAAGTACAGGGTTCAGTGATTTTGACGCAATGACCTCAGGTCTGCAGCCTGCAGACCTGATTATCGTTGCCGGTCGGCCGTCCATGGGCAAGACCACTTTTGCCATGAATGTTGCAGAGAATGTGGCGATCAAGGGACAAAAAGCGGTTGCTGTCTTCAGCATGGAGATGCCGGGAGACTCGCTGGCGATGCGCATGATGTCCTCCCTGGGACACATCGATCAGCTGCGGGTTCGTACCGGCAAGCTGGAGGATGACGAGTGGCCCCGCCTGACATCCGCAGTCAGTATGTTGGCGGAGACCAAGCTGTTTATTGATGATACGCCTGCCATGTCGCCAACCGAGGTGCGAGCCCGCGCCAGGCGTCTCAAGCGGGAAAATCCCGACTTGGGCTTGATCGTGCTCGACTATCTGCAGCTGATGCAGGCGCCGGGTGAGGGGGATAACCGCACCAACGAGATATCTGCGATCTCCCGTTCCCTCAAGGCATTGGCCAAAGAGTTGTCGGTGCCTGTCATGGCGCTGTCACAGCTCAATCGAAGTCTGGAGTCTCGCACCAATAAACGTCCCATCATGTCAGACCTGCGTGAATCTGGAGCCATCGAGCAGGATGCGGACCTGATCGTCTTCATCTATCGGGATGAGGTCTACAATGAAGACAGTCCGGACAAGGGTTTGGCTGAGATCATTATCGGCAAACAGCGTAACGGTCCCATTGGGACCACGCGTCTCACTTTCCTCGGAAAATATACGAAGTTTGAAAACTACATCGATGATGGTTATGGCGACGAGGGTTATTGA